The following coding sequences are from one Streptomyces dengpaensis window:
- a CDS encoding tetratricopeptide repeat protein, translating to MPIPDDVTGEEIDKDVRQELQSLPKGLAEDVSRNLVMVARLIDEDPEGAYAYSKIALRLASRVAAVREAAGFAAYANQKYSEALAEFRAARRMTGSVELWPVMADCERGLGRPEKALDMAGAPEVQKLDKASQVEMRLVAAGARRDMGQLEAAIVTLQSPELASNSVQPWTARLRYAYADALLAAGREDEAREWFAKAVESDKEGSTDASDRLAELDGVEFVDALVEDGAETETEPETKVADEDEHVDVVEDADVVEEPKSAQAPVDGEDGSEDDAPRS from the coding sequence CTGCCGATCCCGGATGACGTCACGGGCGAGGAGATCGACAAGGACGTACGGCAGGAGCTCCAGAGCCTGCCCAAGGGGCTTGCCGAGGATGTCTCGCGGAACCTGGTGATGGTCGCCCGGCTCATCGACGAGGACCCCGAGGGCGCGTACGCGTACTCGAAGATCGCCCTGCGTCTGGCGTCGCGCGTCGCCGCCGTACGCGAGGCGGCCGGTTTCGCCGCGTACGCGAACCAGAAGTACAGCGAGGCGCTCGCCGAGTTCCGGGCCGCGCGCCGCATGACCGGCAGCGTCGAGCTGTGGCCCGTCATGGCGGACTGCGAGCGCGGTCTGGGCCGACCCGAGAAGGCGCTGGACATGGCCGGTGCGCCCGAGGTGCAGAAGCTGGACAAGGCCAGTCAGGTCGAGATGCGGCTCGTTGCCGCCGGTGCGCGGCGGGACATGGGGCAGCTGGAGGCCGCCATCGTGACGCTCCAGAGCCCGGAGCTAGCCTCGAACTCCGTACAGCCTTGGACCGCGCGCCTGCGGTACGCGTACGCCGACGCCCTCCTCGCCGCCGGCCGGGAGGACGAGGCACGTGAGTGGTTCGCGAAGGCCGTCGAGTCCGACAAGGAGGGCAGCACGGACGCCTCCGACCGGCTCGCCGAGCTGGACGGCGTCGAGTTCGTCGACGCGCTGGTCGAGGACGGGGCCGAAACGGAGACCGAGCCCGAGACCAAGGTCGCGGACGAGGACGAACACGTGGACGTGGTCGAAGACGCAGACGTGGTCGAGGAGCCGAAGTCCGCGCAGGCCCCGGTCGACGGGGAGGACGGCTCTGAGGACGACGCTCCGCGGAGCTGA